The sequence GCAAGTAGGTTGAACAACCGTGTAGGCGAAATTCACCACCCCGATGGCGACTTTACTCGCGAAAGCCACATCGGTTCCATATAAGGTCACCCCTCCAAAATAAAATCCTGGCGTGGTCCTAGTGGTCCCAGAGATGATGAAATCGTATGAAAGAGTATCACCGACGTCTAGGTACCCGTCACAATTGCCCGGTTCAAAACAAGCAGTATTTGCTGGAGCACTCTCATAGGGCACGTCATAACCAGTTGCCGCCGCCACTACCGTTAAGTCTCGCCCCGTGTTGGACTGCCCATGCTGGGCTTGGGTGTAGTATCCACCTAGCGCAATGATTGAGTTGACTTTGCAAGTTCCTGCAAAGCGGGTCTGGAAAGGACTAAGTGGAATGACCTCTTTTAGATTCACGGTCATCTCGGTGTTGCTGCAAGTTAAACTAAGCACCGGGTCCGCAGACATAGCGTATCGACTGGCCAGACTGCAAAAAACAATTAAAAAGCAGCACCGGATTTTTCTTATCCAGATAAATTTTCCCATTGTCAGATCACGCATAGGACCACCTCATTCGTTATGGTCAGCCATTATTTTTTTGGAGGGAGTGCAAGTGACCTTGAACTGACCAATACCCGTTGCCGGCAGGCTGTATTGTTTTAAGTCCAGGTCCTCGCTACACCAAAGTTTTTCGTTAACCTTGATGACCAGTCGGAATTTGTCCGGCACGCCGGTCAGGAACACCCTGCCCTTGTCTGCAATCATCGCGTCGCTGAGCAAGTTGTCTTCCAGATCGAATACTTGGGCTTGTGCTGCAAACGGCGCGGGCGTGCCCTGCTGTGTGGTGACACTGACCAGCAGGCGACGACCGTTATGGGTCTGAAAATTGGCCAACACGAAAGCGCCGCGGTTAGGCGTGACTTCCTGGACCAGTGCAGGAATATCGACATCATCGGATAACGAGTCAGTGTTGAGCGACACTCGGTTATTACGATAAGGTTGGGCCGACGAAATAATCGTGTAGCCACTGCTGTTGGTCTTGACGCCGCTTCGGGTCAACACGCCGACATCGGCGGCACCGGGTGTGGCCACGATAATGTTCGTTTCCCCCAGCGGCTGAGAAAACATCACTGTATCCCGCGTGGCGACGACAGCCCCTTCTACGCCAAAGTCCAATTGCCGATTGTTTTTATCGCTGTTGTACGAACCGTGCCAAATTCCATTGGCACCGTTGTAACGTGCGGCAACCGAACCTCCCACGACCCGTTCATCATTACTGACCTGCTGGTTGACGCCCAAGGTGTAGGACAGCGCATCGTCCTGGAACTTGGAGCCGCTGAAAGTGGCTGAGCGAGTGGCTCCGCCGTTGGAATCCTGGGTGCTGCTCAAACCAATACGGCTGCTGCTGCCAGGCTGTCCCAGAGGAATGCTCACACTCAAGGACAGGCTGCGAGTGTCATCACCGCTGCTGTTGTTCTGCGCCAGCCCCAGGTTGTAAGAGGCATAGCCCACGCTGAAACTGTAACCCAGCTGCAACGACGTGTTGCTCTGGGCCATATTCCAGTAATCGGTCTTGGTAAGGCTGGCGAACATGCCACCGTAATCGCCTAATTGCTGCGATACGCTGGCTGTAAAGCTGCTTTTCATATGGCCTTGCAGGTACGGCGAAAATGCCCGGCTGCTGTCCAGGGCATCATCGACATAGGGGGTTAACGAACGATTACTGCGCGCATTGACCGCCTCATTGAAGCTGTAATAACCGCTCGTGGAATAGCGATAGCCAATCAGGCTGAAGTTGGTATTAGTCAGGTCTAACGTCTTGGAATAGCGAAAACGATAGGACTGACCCGAAAGCGTTTTAGCCTCAGCCCCCATGTCATCGCTGACCGCATGGGTCACGTCGATGGAAATCGCACCGACGCCGGCAAAATCATAAGCAAAACCCAATAGCGATGATTTGTATTGATCACTGACTATGGCGCCGCCAAACAGCGTCGTGCCGTCGCTCAATCCGCGGCGCAACGTGCCCAGCACAAAGGCTGGTTTTTCCTGGCTGATCGCCCCATCAGCCGGTCGATACTGCCCTGCCGTCAACGAGTAGCTTTGCTGGCCTTCACGCATCATGTAGGGCACCGAAGAAAATGACTGGGTGTAGACCTGACGCTCGCCATTGGGGCCTTCAACACTCACCTCGATATCGCCATTACTGGAAGTTGAATAAAGATCCTTTAAGGCGAACGGACCGGAAGGCACCCATTGTTCACTGATCACGTAACCGCGCTGGCGTAACGTGACCAATGATCGACCGTTTGCCACGCCACGCACGACGGGCGCGAAGTTGCGCGAGTCTTCAGGCAGCATGTCCAGGTCCGACTCAATGCCGACACCGCGAAAGGAAATGGAGTCGAATAATTCGCTATCGGTAGAGCTCTCGCCGATTGTGGCAATGGCCATCATGTCGCCCAGATCGCGCTGGGCATAGGAATCTACCGATTTCCAATTGCCCTCTACGTTGGTGCTTTTCTGCCAGGTCGAAAAATTACGCAAGCGCCAGGCACCAGTATTGATACCGCTGCGCAAACTACCGAACTGTGACTGACGATTGCCGTACGGCGCTTCGTAATGGCTACCGGAAAAATTATAGTTGGAGAAGGCTACTTGCTCCCCGTCACTCCAGCTTTTACGCCTGACTGCAAACGGAACGCTGCCGATGTACGCCTGCGGAATCTGCAGATCCAGATGCTGCTTATGAAAGTCGTAGCTATAGGTGATATCAGCCAAATCACTGTTGAAGTAGACACATTGGTCGGCACTGATATCGGCCTGAGCAAGCCGACTCGATTCAACCCCCAACGCGGCCAGGTCATCAACACTGAAACAGGGGAACAATCCCGTGGGAGTCGGTTTCTGATTCGCTGCTTCCTGAACGAATCGTACGTCACGTTGCTCTACCTTCCGATTATCGACGGTCACATTGACACGGTACACGCCCGGCAATTGCCCCTTGCTCATGGTCTTGACTTGCTCAGCAACTTCGGTCGAAGTGCTACCTCCGCCAATTTCCAGAAATGAAGCATCGAAGCTGTAATCCGCGTAAACCACAGGGGTTGTCAATCCTGAAGTAATCAGGGCAAAGCAACTCCAATACTTGGGTAGGCGCGCATAGGCACACATGCGCAAACGAGGCATGAGAGAGTCCTTTCTTTAAGATTTAGAACCTTAATGCTCAGTGAACTGTGACGGGATCTACCTTGACGGTGCTGCCGTATTCATTTATGTAACTTAGTACAATTTTATCGCCCGATTTAAGTGCTTGTGCGGACTGCAGCGTACTAGCGGGCTTAATGACTTCAGGAAAATCTTTATTAATGGTGTTATTAACCAATACCTCACTCACCACTACATTAAAACCTGAGCGATTACTAACACTCAGTTTGCCATCGTCAACGTTCCACTGCAGTTGATCGACAGCCTCCTTCAATGATCCCTTCAAGTGTTCCGGACGATAAAAAAGTTTGATCGTCGTTTTCAATGCAATCTGCAGTACGTTCTGACTGTGCTGCTCGGGGCCCACCGCCGGGATAGCCTTGACATTGATAAAGAACAAACTCTCCCTATCGTCGGGCAAGTGCTGTACGTTGGTTGCGATTATTCGCAGAATATTCTGACTTTTCGCATCGAGTCTAAACAACGGCGGAGTAATAATAAATTCATCGGCACTGGTGTCGCGATTGTCATAAGGACTTACCCAAGACTGAACCAAATAAGGCGAATCATCATCGGTATTGGCCAGAGAGAGATTCGCCTCTTTGTCTTTACCTTGATAAACCACGCGTGTGGTGCCCACGTTGACGCCCGCCTGAAGCTGGGGCAACCAAAAACACGCCGCCAGAGCCGTAATGGCCGCAACTTTTAAGCGCATGATAAATAGTCCTCGGTTAACACCAGGGCTCGCTGCTGAATGCGACCCCTGGCGTTAATATCATGATTACTTGTAGGTCACATCGAAACTGGCCAGTGCATTCACCTGACCGGTGCCGATACCGCGAACACCAGGCTTGCCATCAGCACCCTCTGTGTCTGCAACCAGACGCACATAGGATGCGGTGAAATCAAAGGTATTGGACTGCGGGCGCAACACGTAATCCGTGCTGGCGGTGTTGAGGGATAGCTTGGCTCCGGTGCGGGCATCGTTGATTTGAATACCGACCCCCGCTACCTGATTGGCACCGGTCATGCCCAGGATCGTTGGATCGGAAGACGATTGCTGTCCGCGGAAGGTGATCGCCGCATTTTTCAACGTCGCACTGCTGCAGTTTTCCAGCGAGATGGAAAACGGAACGGATCCAGCGGTGGCGCCGACCGTGTTGGCAAAGTCACCCACGCGGACCTGCCCCAAATCGACCGACTTCTTCACGTTTTCGGTACTGATGGTACAAGCGTTGTCGTTGATCGAACCCGTGAATTCAACTTGGCCGTCCGATGCCTGCGCGCTGACGGCGGCCATCAGGATCAACAATGAGGAACCACACAGAGCGGTGCATTTACAGATACTCTTAACCATGAAAGTTACCCTTAGCTGTAGTAGATGTGCCATTACATCATTTAACGTCCCTGTTCCACGGCTTGCCGTAGCAGGTGATTCAATGATGTACTGGCACATGCACCCAGCCCATAAGACGATTCTTAAACGTCACTAATCTGCACGAATAAAAATGCGCGGCAAGGCAACAATGCTGTTCACTTACTACCGGTAGTCGCATGCGCTCATGCACGCTCTCGTTTGTTCCCTAAGAAGATCAGGCAATCCACTTTCGATCTCCGGTAAAGCAGATGGTCAACCATCGTGTCGCGCCCGGCTTGCCAAGCTTGGCGGAAATCTGTTCCCTGAGTGCATCTAGCTTTCCCACATCCTGCAATTGATAGTCCATCGGCAACACTACATGAATTTCGATAAACCGCGCGCGTCCATGTTTCTGAACATACGAGACGTATTCGGAAAAACCCTGATTAGCTTTAACCTCGTCCATCACTCGGCGAACTTTTTCATCTAGCTGATCTGGGACGATCCCAAGTACATCGCGTAACGCTGGCCTTAAGATCTTATGCGCCGGTGCGAGCATGCTCAGCCCCAACAGGATCAGGATAGATGGATCGACGTAAGCGGCCCATGCGCCATAGCCTTGCGACTTGAGCACCAACGCGGTGAGAAAGCTAACCAGCAAGCCGATCGAAAGCATTGCATCCACCAGCCAACTGATATTGTCGAACTGGATCAGCGAAGATTTCAACGTACGATTGCGATAGCGGACGTAGAAGAAATAGCCCAAACAGACGATGCTAAGCAGTGCAGCAAAAGGGATCACTATGCTCAATTCGACTTCGCGACCACCATTGATTATGCCGAACATACCGCTGAGGAAGGCGTAAATTGCAATCAATAACAGAAAGCTGCCCTCGATGAGCAGTACCATCGGTTCCAGGTGCCAGAAGCCAAACTGGAAGCGCTGGTTGCTTTCCTTGGCAATCAACTTGGCGGTGATCAGCATTAGAACTTTGATGAAGGTTGCGACCAACGAAAAAAACCCATCGAACAAAATCGATTGGGAGCCAGAAAAAAAACCCGTGATGATAGCGGCAATTGCCACAGCAAACATCAGAGCGGTCGATTGTTTGAGCATTGCCTGCTCAACACGGTTACTCACATAGCCTCCTACGACATAATTCAACTCGCCGCATAGCGCGGCTAGTCTTGCGAAGCTTAGTCT comes from Pseudomonas sp. RU47 and encodes:
- a CDS encoding cation diffusion facilitator family transporter is translated as MSNRVEQAMLKQSTALMFAVAIAAIITGFFSGSQSILFDGFFSLVATFIKVLMLITAKLIAKESNQRFQFGFWHLEPMVLLIEGSFLLLIAIYAFLSGMFGIINGGREVELSIVIPFAALLSIVCLGYFFYVRYRNRTLKSSLIQFDNISWLVDAMLSIGLLVSFLTALVLKSQGYGAWAAYVDPSILILLGLSMLAPAHKILRPALRDVLGIVPDQLDEKVRRVMDEVKANQGFSEYVSYVQKHGRARFIEIHVVLPMDYQLQDVGKLDALREQISAKLGKPGATRWLTICFTGDRKWIA
- a CDS encoding fimbrial protein, which codes for MVKSICKCTALCGSSLLILMAAVSAQASDGQVEFTGSINDNACTISTENVKKSVDLGQVRVGDFANTVGATAGSVPFSISLENCSSATLKNAAITFRGQQSSSDPTILGMTGANQVAGVGIQINDARTGAKLSLNTASTDYVLRPQSNTFDFTASYVRLVADTEGADGKPGVRGIGTGQVNALASFDVTYK
- a CDS encoding fimbria/pilus outer membrane usher protein, whose translation is MPRLRMCAYARLPKYWSCFALITSGLTTPVVYADYSFDASFLEIGGGSTSTEVAEQVKTMSKGQLPGVYRVNVTVDNRKVEQRDVRFVQEAANQKPTPTGLFPCFSVDDLAALGVESSRLAQADISADQCVYFNSDLADITYSYDFHKQHLDLQIPQAYIGSVPFAVRRKSWSDGEQVAFSNYNFSGSHYEAPYGNRQSQFGSLRSGINTGAWRLRNFSTWQKSTNVEGNWKSVDSYAQRDLGDMMAIATIGESSTDSELFDSISFRGVGIESDLDMLPEDSRNFAPVVRGVANGRSLVTLRQRGYVISEQWVPSGPFALKDLYSTSSNGDIEVSVEGPNGERQVYTQSFSSVPYMMREGQQSYSLTAGQYRPADGAISQEKPAFVLGTLRRGLSDGTTLFGGAIVSDQYKSSLLGFAYDFAGVGAISIDVTHAVSDDMGAEAKTLSGQSYRFRYSKTLDLTNTNFSLIGYRYSTSGYYSFNEAVNARSNRSLTPYVDDALDSSRAFSPYLQGHMKSSFTASVSQQLGDYGGMFASLTKTDYWNMAQSNTSLQLGYSFSVGYASYNLGLAQNNSSGDDTRSLSLSVSIPLGQPGSSSRIGLSSTQDSNGGATRSATFSGSKFQDDALSYTLGVNQQVSNDERVVGGSVAARYNGANGIWHGSYNSDKNNRQLDFGVEGAVVATRDTVMFSQPLGETNIIVATPGAADVGVLTRSGVKTNSSGYTIISSAQPYRNNRVSLNTDSLSDDVDIPALVQEVTPNRGAFVLANFQTHNGRRLLVSVTTQQGTPAPFAAQAQVFDLEDNLLSDAMIADKGRVFLTGVPDKFRLVIKVNEKLWCSEDLDLKQYSLPATGIGQFKVTCTPSKKIMADHNE
- a CDS encoding fimbrial protein; translation: MRDLTMGKFIWIRKIRCCFLIVFCSLASRYAMSADPVLSLTCSNTEMTVNLKEVIPLSPFQTRFAGTCKVNSIIALGGYYTQAQHGQSNTGRDLTVVAAATGYDVPYESAPANTACFEPGNCDGYLDVGDTLSYDFIISGTTRTTPGFYFGGVTLYGTDVAFASKVAIGVVNFAYTVVQPTCSISSASHLALGFGALTSNDFASSQQVAEISLSCSAATQVNVTLVPTQSAVNGSPGVSATTLDGLSMAATWVDSTSAVVFNTPRNFAMNKGSNLIQLGFRPKLNAGSSPVGDFSSQYTLNIVYP
- a CDS encoding fimbrial biogenesis chaperone; translation: MRLKVAAITALAACFWLPQLQAGVNVGTTRVVYQGKDKEANLSLANTDDDSPYLVQSWVSPYDNRDTSADEFIITPPLFRLDAKSQNILRIIATNVQHLPDDRESLFFINVKAIPAVGPEQHSQNVLQIALKTTIKLFYRPEHLKGSLKEAVDQLQWNVDDGKLSVSNRSGFNVVVSEVLVNNTINKDFPEVIKPASTLQSAQALKSGDKIVLSYINEYGSTVKVDPVTVH